A section of the Labrus bergylta chromosome 21, fLabBer1.1, whole genome shotgun sequence genome encodes:
- the tvp23b gene encoding Golgi apparatus membrane protein TVP23 homolog B → MLTGDTNDEDVSLFDAEEDAGKRSKRMNIKHPVASFFHLFFRVTAVLVYLLCDIFSPGFIGCMVTIILLLSCDFWAVKNITGRLMVGLRWWNQVDDDGRNHWVFEARKASGKQQASDSASESRIFWLGLIICPVIWVIFAFSTLFSFEIKWVPVVIMGVVLQGANLYGYVRCKVGGKTSLKNMATNYFGRQFLKQAMSKEEES, encoded by the exons GATACCAATGATGAAGACGTGTCTCTGTTTGATGCAGAGGAGGATGCAGGGAAAAGGTCGAAGAGGATGAATATTAA GCACCCAGTGGCCTCGTTCTTCCACCTCTTCTTCAGAGTCACAGCCGTCCTCGTGTACCTGCTCTGTGACATCTTCAGTCCGGGTTTCATCGGCTGCATGGTCACAATAATCCTGCTGCTCTCGTGTGACTTCTGGGCAGTAAAG AACATCACAGGTAGATTGATGGTCGGTTTGAGGTGGTGGAACCAAGTAGACGACGATGGACGCAACCACTGGGTGTTTGAGGCGAGGAAG gcttCTGGGAAACAACAAGCATCCGATTCTGCATCCGAGTCCAGAATCTTCTGGCTTGGTCTGATTATTTGTCCGGTCATCTGGGTCATCTTTGCATTCAGCACTCTGTTTTCCTTTGAGATAAAATGGGTG CCGGTAGTGATCATGGGCGTCGTGCTGCAAGGCGCCAACCTGTACGGCTACGTGCGCTGTAAAGTGGGAGGGAAGACCAGCTTGAAGAACATGGCTACCAACTATTTTGGACGTCAGTTCCTCAAACAG GCCATGTCTAAAGAAGAGGAATCGTAG